One part of the Tunicatimonas pelagia genome encodes these proteins:
- a CDS encoding YARHG domain-containing protein, which produces MRNIIIAIAILFVSCATPQQEKEEIIEEVAYTRSDLKSKSLDELKILRNEIFAKHGYVFKSEDLAEYFSKYDWYKPKYQNVDSLLTAVEQKNIKLIVDLENNLKRKSLRIDPLTINRYEDLLEGADTRSKQFIEELLRTISKFEGEPIDTTILVIGDIDGISESDTICSRVHVLDNDVFVSSTWSREGEVLWKEELKNPFLSLRDDEELFGYEKMSPWVVLTIAIFHALPQLSSRDDYPGIDRKTAISMGMISFKDEGMNISEAEYASYLDSFEGDILEHGDPEARHGLIIWYEPNKQFVTYYAP; this is translated from the coding sequence GTGAGAAATATAATAATAGCTATAGCCATCCTCTTTGTCTCTTGTGCTACTCCTCAACAAGAAAAAGAAGAGATTATAGAAGAAGTAGCGTACACCAGATCTGATCTGAAAAGCAAATCACTTGATGAACTAAAGATTCTTAGAAATGAGATATTCGCCAAGCATGGTTATGTATTCAAGTCTGAAGATCTAGCCGAATACTTTAGCAAGTACGATTGGTATAAGCCAAAATATCAAAATGTAGATTCCTTATTAACTGCTGTCGAGCAGAAGAATATTAAACTAATTGTTGATCTAGAGAATAATCTTAAACGAAAGTCTCTCAGAATCGATCCACTCACTATTAATAGGTACGAAGACTTACTTGAAGGTGCCGATACAAGAAGCAAACAATTTATTGAGGAGCTCCTTCGAACCATTAGCAAATTTGAAGGAGAACCTATTGATACAACTATACTAGTCATCGGAGATATTGATGGTATTAGTGAGTCAGATACTATCTGTTCACGAGTGCATGTTCTTGATAATGATGTATTTGTAAGCTCTACATGGTCAAGAGAAGGAGAAGTATTATGGAAAGAAGAGTTGAAGAATCCTTTTTTATCACTCAGAGATGATGAAGAATTATTTGGCTACGAAAAGATGAGTCCCTGGGTGGTACTGACAATTGCTATTTTTCACGCACTACCCCAATTAAGTTCTCGGGATGATTACCCAGGAATCGACAGAAAAACCGCTATCAGCATGGGAATGATATCCTTCAAGGATGAAGGAATGAATATTAGCGAAGCTGAATATGCTAGCTATCTTGATAGTTTTGAGGGAGACATATTGGAACATGGTGATCCTGAGGCTCGTCATGGACTCATAATTTGGTACGAACCCAATAAACAGTTCGTGACATATTATGCACCTTAG